The DNA window CGGCCTCGACGGCCCCCTCGTCGTCGATTGCGTCCACGTCCACCTCGAGATGCTCGTAGCGGAGGGGGGCGCGGGGCAGCTGGGCCGCTGTGCTGGTCCCGTCCGGGGCCACCTCCACGCGCCAGGGACCGTGGGGCCCCGGTTCCGAGGGGTCCAGCGGCTGGAGCGAGCCGGGGTACAGCACGAGGGGCGACCGGTCGTCTCGCAGCGAGGGCGCATGGATGTGGCCCAGGAGCCACGCCGAAACGGGGCACTGGCGCAGGGCGCCGAGCGACACCGGGGCGTAGACGCTCCCCGGGGCGTTCAGGTCGGCGTGCAACAGCCCCACCGTCGGGGCGTCGTCGCGGAGGCGCCCGTCCGGAAACGACTCGACCGGAGAGGCCTGCTCGTGCGCCTCCCGAAACGACCACCCCACGAATTGAACGGGCGACCGTCCCTCCGGCGCCACGGTCACGGTGCTCCACTCCCCCCCCCGCCCCAGAAGGTGAAAGTGCTCCGCCTCGACCATTTCGGCCAGGCGGGGGAGCGCATCGAAGTCGTGATTCCCAGCCACCGCCACCACGGGAATGCCGGCCTCTTCGAGCCGGCGGAGGCCCCGTTGAAGCGGGCCCAGGGCCTCGTACCGCTTGTTCTGATCGTCAACGACGTCCCCGGTCAACGCCACCACGTCCACCGCCTGCTCCACGGCGTACGACACCGTGTCCGCCCACACGGAATCGACCGCCCACGCCCGGTCGCGCGACTGGGTGCGGGACGGGTAGCGCCCGAGGTGAAGGTCGCCGGTACACAGAATCCGACACGATGCGTCGGCCACGCGGACGTACGAAGTGGCGAAAAACGAGAGCGGTATGCGGGTCTCGCAAAACTGCGCGGGGCAATGATTCGGGCACCGCTAACGTAAGAAAACCTGCGCCCTTCCCCAACCCGCCTATACACATCGTAACGGTCGTCGTCCCCAGAACAACGAGACTGTGCATTGGTGGCGACCTGAGTGTACCCGTGGCAGAGACGCCCCAAAACAATTTTCGGGTCTTGCCCACGTAGCTGTGGGCGCCCCACGTCGGTAGTCCCTTCCAGAGACCAATCCGGCGTGGGGCTTTTTTATGTCGACCGTGTGCTGGTGTATGTCGACCGTGTGCTGGGCGACTGGGCCGATGTAGGGGCCCTGCGGGCCGCCCTCACGTGTGCCCCGCATGTCGTTCTCGTCCCCGAGTCTCGCGTGTGTCCCGTTGCGCCAGGG is part of the Salinibacter ruber DSM 13855 genome and encodes:
- a CDS encoding metallophosphoesterase family protein; amino-acid sequence: MADASCRILCTGDLHLGRYPSRTQSRDRAWAVDSVWADTVSYAVEQAVDVVALTGDVVDDQNKRYEALGPLQRGLRRLEEAGIPVVAVAGNHDFDALPRLAEMVEAEHFHLLGRGGEWSTVTVAPEGRSPVQFVGWSFREAHEQASPVESFPDGRLRDDAPTVGLLHADLNAPGSVYAPVSLGALRQCPVSAWLLGHIHAPSLRDDRSPLVLYPGSLQPLDPSEPGPHGPWRVEVAPDGTSTAAQLPRAPLRYEHLEVDVDAIDDEGAVEAAVTDAMRDRLRTAREEGPTPQRLVCRLTLTGRTPVHRAVCDLVETWPGALEVPVAESTAVVEAAAARTRPALDLERIAEGTDPPAVLAQLLLAMRDGAEDEHAQEAWTAIKAACSAVQDSPAYDPLPAADDLSPDRETLADMAWRQGLLLLDELRSQTDAAPQE